In one Neobacillus sp. CF12 genomic region, the following are encoded:
- a CDS encoding aspartate aminotransferase family protein — MDGIKKDYVFHRDLKKEYPIITHGAGVYLIDENGKKYLDACSGAVAANLGHGITSIGEAMAEQAKKAAFVHTMRFETKALHELAETIGKMAPDHLNKVYFTTGGSEANESALKLARQYHRDAGRPQKHIVIGRWQSYHGNTIGSLSAGGDVKRRHTYTPNLLNYAHVYSPYCHRCPYDRQKDDCLSKQNWTCVTDIERTIFELGPENVSAFIAEPIVGSQQGAVPPPPGYFEKVRELCDRYEIVLIIDEVMTGFGRTGTNFATEQIGIKPDIITFGKGVSAGYAPLAGMIVHDRLIDGLIQNSDGKFIHGYTYSGHPVAVAAGLAALEVYERDMVLENVKKQGTYLVKRLMELKQKHSYISDVRGRGLLIGMELVKDPEQDLLFDPSEKAAERLNGIAMELGAVFYPGSGSIDGTKGEHLIISPPLNVSRTEIDEIVRILDESFTIFKGQLRKDEIYEITK; from the coding sequence ATGGATGGAATAAAAAAAGATTACGTGTTTCATCGTGATTTAAAAAAGGAGTACCCGATTATTACCCACGGTGCAGGGGTCTATCTCATAGATGAGAACGGGAAAAAATATTTGGATGCTTGCTCGGGAGCGGTTGCAGCCAACTTGGGCCATGGGATTACTTCAATAGGAGAGGCCATGGCAGAACAAGCAAAAAAAGCAGCTTTCGTCCATACAATGCGCTTCGAGACGAAAGCGTTGCATGAACTGGCTGAAACAATCGGAAAAATGGCTCCAGACCATTTAAATAAAGTGTATTTTACAACCGGAGGCTCCGAAGCAAATGAAAGTGCTTTGAAGCTGGCAAGGCAATATCATAGGGACGCCGGCAGACCCCAAAAACACATTGTGATTGGGCGATGGCAATCGTACCACGGTAACACCATCGGTTCTTTATCAGCAGGAGGAGACGTTAAAAGAAGGCATACATACACTCCTAATCTTTTAAACTATGCCCATGTCTATTCTCCTTACTGCCATCGATGTCCATACGATCGTCAAAAAGATGATTGTCTCTCTAAACAAAACTGGACATGTGTAACGGATATTGAAAGAACTATATTTGAGCTTGGTCCTGAGAACGTGTCGGCATTTATTGCCGAACCGATTGTTGGAAGCCAGCAAGGTGCGGTTCCACCGCCGCCGGGGTATTTTGAGAAAGTTCGAGAGCTGTGTGATCGTTATGAAATCGTCTTAATTATCGATGAAGTGATGACTGGATTTGGCCGTACTGGTACCAACTTCGCGACAGAACAGATTGGAATCAAGCCTGATATAATCACTTTCGGAAAAGGGGTATCAGCGGGTTATGCTCCACTCGCCGGAATGATCGTTCATGATCGGTTAATCGATGGGCTCATTCAAAACAGCGATGGGAAATTCATTCACGGTTACACGTATAGTGGGCATCCTGTTGCTGTTGCAGCCGGTCTTGCTGCATTGGAGGTATATGAGCGAGACATGGTGCTGGAAAACGTCAAAAAACAAGGTACCTACCTTGTCAAACGTCTTATGGAGCTGAAGCAAAAACATTCTTATATATCTGATGTTCGGGGCAGAGGGCTATTAATAGGTATGGAGCTTGTGAAGGATCCTGAACAGGATCTGTTGTTCGATCCATCTGAAAAAGCTGCTGAAAGATTGAATGGAATTGCGATGGAACTCGGTGCGGTTTTTTATCCCGGTTCCGGTTCAATTGACGGCACAAAGGGGGAGCACCTCATCATCAGCCCTCCTTTAAATGTTTCGAGAACAGAAATTGATGAGATTGTAAGAATTTTAGATGAATCATTCACGATATTCAAAGGTCAATTAAGAAAGGATGAGATTTATGAAATTACAAAATAA
- a CDS encoding thiolase family protein has protein sequence MVVIVNAFRTAIGSFGGSLADTPPEVLVSLIMKNNLSASGYGANIVDEVIVGQTKQSAHAPNIARVAVLQAHFSESIPAYTVHRQCGSGMQAVINGAMSILTGQADVVLAGGVENMSQAPHYTVGTRFGNKMGDMTLYDSNTESQPKSQPEEIYGRFMMGQTAEWLAEKYNISRREQDEFAFTSQQKTKRAIEMGNFEEEIIPVPVKEGKKGIRHFAIDEYPRLTDIEKLGTLSSVFQKDGTVTAGNSSGRNDGASMLLLMSEEKAIQLGVVPMARIRSFAAAGVSPKEMGIGPVPASQIALKKAGLRLKDIDLIELNEAFAAQSLACLKEWDIKGDNVNVNGGAIALGHPLGCSGARIVTTLCHELEKQKRQYGLATICVAGGLGLAMVVERWME, from the coding sequence GTGGTTGTAATTGTAAATGCATTTAGGACTGCTATCGGAAGCTTCGGTGGGTCACTGGCAGATACGCCTCCGGAAGTGCTCGTATCCCTCATCATGAAAAATAATCTTTCTGCTTCCGGTTACGGTGCCAATATTGTCGATGAAGTTATCGTCGGACAAACAAAGCAAAGTGCACATGCTCCGAATATTGCAAGAGTCGCGGTATTACAGGCACATTTTTCCGAATCGATTCCTGCTTATACTGTTCATCGCCAGTGCGGTTCAGGCATGCAGGCCGTCATTAACGGAGCGATGTCCATTTTGACTGGTCAGGCTGACGTCGTTTTAGCAGGAGGCGTCGAAAACATGTCACAAGCACCTCATTATACGGTCGGGACTCGATTTGGGAACAAGATGGGTGATATGACGCTGTATGATTCAAATACGGAGAGTCAGCCAAAATCGCAGCCAGAGGAGATATACGGCCGTTTCATGATGGGGCAAACAGCCGAGTGGCTGGCTGAAAAATATAACATAAGCCGCCGTGAACAAGATGAATTTGCTTTCACGAGTCAGCAGAAAACGAAACGTGCAATTGAAATGGGCAACTTTGAAGAAGAAATCATACCTGTTCCGGTAAAGGAAGGAAAAAAGGGAATCCGACACTTTGCGATAGATGAATACCCAAGATTGACGGACATTGAAAAGTTAGGAACACTAAGTTCTGTGTTTCAAAAGGATGGTACAGTAACAGCCGGAAACTCATCCGGAAGAAATGATGGAGCCTCGATGCTGCTGTTGATGTCGGAAGAAAAAGCGATACAACTTGGAGTGGTCCCGATGGCAAGGATTCGTTCCTTTGCTGCAGCGGGTGTATCACCAAAAGAAATGGGAATCGGTCCTGTTCCTGCATCCCAGATTGCGTTGAAAAAAGCGGGTCTTCGTTTGAAAGATATCGATTTGATTGAATTAAATGAAGCATTCGCTGCTCAAAGCCTTGCTTGTTTAAAAGAATGGGACATAAAAGGAGACAACGTGAATGTAAACGGAGGGGCGATTGCCTTAGGCCATCCACTTGGGTGCTCCGGTGCAAGAATCGTAACTACATTATGTCATGAGCTTGAAAAACAAAAAAGACAATATGGTCTTGCCACGATTTGTGTGGCAGGTGGATTAGGATTGGCAATGGTGGTGGAAAGATGGATGGAATAA
- a CDS encoding 3-oxoacid CoA-transferase subunit B — protein MNMKQYIAARAAKELKDGDIVNLGIGIPTLVADYIPSNVKVFLHSENGILGVGPTPDQEHIDQNLVNAGKLPVTVLEGSSFFDSASSFAMIRGGHVSVSILGVLQIDQVGRIANWAVPGKNVLGVGGAMDLLEGSKKVIVTTMHTSNQGDSKIVKDLTYPVTSERIVDLIITDLAVFAVKEDGLHLIELSPGVSLEEIQQKTDAPFQIAESFNKDKEVTV, from the coding sequence TTGAATATGAAACAATACATTGCTGCAAGAGCGGCAAAGGAATTGAAGGATGGCGATATCGTCAATTTGGGGATAGGGATTCCAACACTGGTGGCTGATTATATTCCATCAAATGTTAAAGTTTTTTTACACTCGGAAAACGGCATTCTTGGAGTAGGTCCTACGCCAGATCAAGAGCATATTGACCAAAATCTTGTCAATGCAGGGAAACTGCCTGTCACAGTATTGGAAGGATCATCCTTTTTTGATAGTGCTTCCTCTTTTGCGATGATTCGCGGAGGGCATGTAAGCGTTTCAATCTTAGGCGTGTTGCAGATTGATCAAGTGGGGCGGATTGCCAACTGGGCCGTACCAGGAAAAAATGTTCTTGGTGTAGGCGGGGCGATGGATTTATTGGAAGGCTCCAAAAAGGTCATTGTAACAACGATGCATACCTCTAACCAAGGAGATTCAAAAATCGTCAAGGATTTAACTTATCCGGTCACATCGGAACGAATAGTGGATTTAATTATTACCGATTTGGCGGTTTTCGCTGTAAAGGAAGATGGGCTTCATCTTATTGAGCTTTCCCCTGGAGTTTCCCTTGAGGAAATTCAACAGAAAACGGACGCACCCTTCCAAATTGCTGAATCTTTCAATAAAGACAAAGAGGTGACTGTATAG
- a CDS encoding CoA transferase subunit A: MSKLITCEEAVKKVKNGSRIMVGGFGLVGSPLSLIAALAQSEVKDLEIISNNLGEPGRGLGVLVRQKQVKKAIGSYFTSNPEVVKAYQDKELEVELLPQGTMSEAIRAGGAGLGGFYTPVSVGTKIAENKEERTLNGKKYVFQEALKANFSLIKAKKADQLGNLIYNKSARNFNPMMATAADVVIVEVDEIVEVGQISPEEIVTPHLYVDYIVVKGGN, translated from the coding sequence ATGAGCAAGCTGATTACATGCGAAGAAGCTGTAAAAAAGGTTAAAAACGGCTCTCGAATTATGGTAGGTGGATTTGGACTTGTAGGAAGTCCGCTTAGTTTAATAGCCGCTTTGGCTCAGTCGGAAGTGAAAGACTTAGAGATTATTAGTAATAACCTTGGTGAACCAGGCAGAGGTCTTGGAGTTTTAGTACGGCAAAAGCAAGTAAAAAAAGCAATAGGTTCGTATTTTACATCCAATCCAGAAGTGGTTAAAGCATATCAGGATAAAGAATTAGAAGTAGAGCTTCTCCCACAAGGAACAATGTCTGAAGCCATTCGAGCGGGCGGGGCGGGATTAGGAGGGTTTTATACACCAGTCAGCGTAGGAACGAAAATCGCTGAAAACAAAGAAGAGCGTACCCTTAATGGTAAAAAGTATGTATTTCAAGAGGCTCTTAAAGCCAATTTTTCTTTAATTAAAGCGAAAAAGGCAGATCAATTAGGAAATCTCATATACAACAAATCGGCAAGAAACTTTAATCCGATGATGGCAACAGCAGCGGATGTGGTTATTGTAGAGGTGGACGAGATTGTGGAGGTTGGCCAAATTTCTCCTGAAGAAATTGTGACCCCTCATTTATACGTTGATTATATAGTTGTGAAGGGCGGTAACTAG
- a CDS encoding DUF3870 domain-containing protein, producing the protein MQTLETVIVTGYAKAPQGTSMYEMYKHAGIVLEVDLKNHKIIGAEFTFVAELTKNYFQKLLIGYCLQDGVEQLIKRIQSFYFAPSQQAIIVALQAAVQRYWDNVKQMNT; encoded by the coding sequence ATGCAAACACTGGAAACGGTGATTGTTACAGGATATGCAAAAGCTCCACAGGGAACTTCCATGTATGAAATGTATAAGCATGCGGGAATTGTCCTCGAAGTGGATCTGAAAAATCATAAGATTATCGGGGCTGAATTCACATTCGTAGCTGAACTAACAAAAAATTATTTTCAAAAACTGCTGATAGGCTACTGTCTTCAAGACGGTGTTGAGCAGCTGATTAAACGAATTCAAAGTTTTTATTTTGCTCCATCCCAGCAAGCGATCATTGTGGCTCTCCAAGCTGCAGTTCAACGTTACTGGGATAATGTGAAGCAAATGAATACATAA
- the pdxS gene encoding pyridoxal 5'-phosphate synthase lyase subunit PdxS — protein MKTGTDRVKRGMAEMQKGGVIMDVVNAEQAKIAEEAGAVAVMALERVPSDIRAAGGVARMADPRITEEVMKAVSIPVMAKARIGHIVEARVLEAMGVDYIDESEVLTPADEEYHLNKKVYTVPFVCGCRDLGEAARRIGEGASMLRTKGEPGTGNIVEAVRHIRKVNAQVRKVTTMSEDELMTEAKLLGAPYELLLEIKRNGRLPVVNFAAGGVATPADAALMMQLGADGVFVGSGIFKSDNPAKFARAIVEATTHYQDYQLIAEISKNLGSAMKGIEISTLSPEARMQERGW, from the coding sequence ATGAAAACAGGTACGGATCGTGTAAAAAGAGGCATGGCTGAAATGCAAAAGGGCGGCGTCATAATGGATGTTGTTAATGCTGAGCAAGCAAAAATAGCAGAGGAAGCGGGAGCGGTAGCTGTAATGGCATTGGAGCGCGTTCCATCTGATATCCGTGCAGCTGGCGGAGTTGCAAGAATGGCAGATCCAAGAATTACAGAAGAAGTTATGAAGGCGGTTTCCATTCCGGTTATGGCAAAAGCACGTATCGGACACATCGTTGAAGCCCGGGTTCTTGAAGCAATGGGTGTTGATTATATTGATGAGAGCGAGGTTTTAACTCCGGCTGATGAAGAGTACCATCTAAATAAAAAAGTTTACACTGTTCCATTTGTTTGTGGTTGCCGTGATCTAGGAGAAGCAGCTCGCCGTATTGGTGAAGGTGCATCCATGCTTCGTACAAAAGGAGAGCCGGGAACTGGTAATATCGTAGAAGCTGTTCGTCATATCCGTAAGGTAAATGCACAAGTTCGTAAAGTCACTACAATGAGTGAAGATGAATTGATGACAGAGGCTAAGCTACTTGGAGCTCCATATGAACTTCTTCTAGAGATTAAGCGTAATGGACGCCTGCCTGTAGTAAACTTTGCAGCTGGTGGAGTAGCAACGCCTGCTGATGCTGCACTTATGATGCAGTTAGGTGCTGATGGAGTATTTGTTGGGTCTGGAATCTTCAAATCTGATAACCCAGCAAAATTTGCTAGGGCTATTGTGGAAGCAACAACCCACTACCAGGATTATCAACTAATTGCAGAGATTTCAAAAAATCTTGGAAGTGCAATGAAAGGTATTGAGATTTCAACTCTGTCTCCTGAAGCACGTATGCAGGAACGTGGTTGGTAA
- a CDS encoding esterase family protein — METPKGTIKEHTIKSNELGEEIQLLIYLPANFSPLYKYSLLIAQDGRDYFQLGRIGRLADEYLFEREIENLIIVGIPYKNVEDRRSKYHPDGEQHQPYIRFLAHELVPFLDQEFPTYQMGSTRALIGDSLGATVSLMTALQYPHTFGKVLLQSPYVDEQVLDLVKNFTKAELVEIYHIIGNQETEVHTTNGKISDFLKPNRELAAIIQSKSFTYFYDEFNGDHTWTYWQPDLKRALKMMF, encoded by the coding sequence ATGGAGACACCAAAAGGCACAATAAAAGAACATACGATTAAAAGTAATGAGCTCGGAGAAGAAATACAGCTTCTCATCTATTTACCAGCAAATTTCTCACCATTATATAAATACTCTCTGTTAATTGCCCAGGATGGCCGCGATTATTTTCAACTTGGCAGAATTGGGCGATTAGCGGATGAGTATCTTTTTGAGCGAGAAATTGAAAATTTAATCATTGTTGGGATACCCTATAAGAATGTAGAGGATCGTCGCAGTAAATACCATCCTGATGGTGAGCAGCATCAACCATACATTCGCTTTTTAGCACATGAATTAGTTCCGTTCCTAGATCAAGAGTTTCCAACCTATCAAATGGGTTCTACTAGAGCGCTAATCGGTGACTCACTAGGAGCAACCGTTTCATTAATGACCGCTCTCCAATATCCACACACCTTTGGAAAAGTGCTCTTACAATCACCATATGTTGATGAACAAGTTCTGGATTTAGTCAAAAACTTCACAAAAGCAGAGCTTGTAGAAATATATCATATCATTGGTAATCAAGAAACTGAGGTCCATACCACTAACGGTAAAATCAGCGACTTCCTTAAACCAAATCGTGAGCTAGCCGCTATCATTCAAAGCAAGTCCTTTACATACTTTTATGATGAATTCAATGGCGATCATACATGGACATATTGGCAGCCCGATTTAAAGAGAGCCCTTAAGATGATGTTTTAA
- a CDS encoding YjcG family protein, protein MKFGVVIFPSKKLQDLANSYRKRYDPHYSLITPHLTLKNAFEATEEDVVHFADKLRQIAGNTNAFTLKTVKISSFQPVNNVIYFKVEPTEELSQLHHEINQEFSEQNLEYAFVPHITIGQNLSNDEHSDVYGSLRMKKFDHEETVDRFHLLYQLENGSWTVYETFRLGKE, encoded by the coding sequence ATGAAATTTGGGGTTGTTATTTTTCCATCAAAAAAACTACAGGATTTGGCTAATTCCTATCGTAAGCGCTATGACCCGCATTATTCACTCATAACTCCGCACCTAACGTTAAAGAATGCATTTGAAGCAACGGAGGAAGATGTTGTTCATTTTGCAGATAAGCTACGTCAAATTGCAGGTAATACCAATGCCTTTACATTAAAAACAGTAAAAATCAGCTCTTTCCAGCCAGTAAATAATGTTATTTACTTTAAAGTAGAGCCGACAGAAGAACTAAGCCAATTGCATCATGAGATCAATCAAGAATTTAGTGAGCAAAATTTAGAATATGCTTTTGTTCCACATATTACGATTGGTCAAAATTTATCGAATGATGAACATTCAGATGTTTATGGCTCATTAAGAATGAAAAAATTTGATCATGAAGAAACCGTTGACCGCTTCCATCTACTATATCAATTAGAAAATGGTTCTTGGACGGTATATGAAACATTTCGCCTAGGAAAGGAATAA
- a CDS encoding GNAT family N-acetyltransferase: MSVKVVENEKELEDAFSVRRTVFIDEQNVPAEEEIDQHEDESVHFVSYQKGVSIAAGRFRVVDGYGKVERICVLKEARKTGAGKAIMNEIEAYALEKGIDKLKLNAQTHAIPFYAGLGYEVASEEFLDAGIPHKTMIKKI, from the coding sequence GTGAGTGTAAAAGTTGTTGAAAATGAAAAAGAACTTGAAGATGCTTTTTCCGTAAGAAGAACCGTTTTTATTGACGAACAAAATGTACCTGCTGAAGAAGAAATTGATCAGCATGAGGATGAATCTGTGCATTTTGTTTCCTACCAGAAAGGTGTGTCTATTGCTGCTGGACGTTTCCGTGTTGTAGATGGTTACGGAAAGGTAGAACGAATTTGTGTGTTAAAAGAGGCTAGAAAGACCGGTGCTGGTAAAGCTATTATGAATGAAATAGAAGCTTATGCTCTTGAAAAAGGAATAGATAAATTGAAACTGAATGCGCAAACACATGCTATCCCTTTCTACGCCGGACTTGGTTATGAGGTTGCATCGGAGGAATTTTTAGATGCAGGAATACCTCATAAAACAATGATAAAAAAAATTTAA
- a CDS encoding ATP-dependent helicase, with product MKTAMYQNHRILLDQLAREQYQLVYLQGKNGELSCPVCNEKVRLFLGIQEQPYFYHIKSPKHSCPEPVIEEPEPIIVERNGFRIPQGRTIIETTNNTSLFRPAKTIECSIPFKNNESTNHLEHDSYLRELAANGVVLDKSQTAAVVETEGSLLVLAGAGSGKTRVLTARTAYMLDVKKIDPRTIMLVTFTSKAAGEMKNRLTTYPQIKREQINQLVTGTFHSIFYRILMFHEGNNWSSERLLKKEWQRDKILKEAGKEIDLSEKEFAYDLALQQIGFWKNSLLFPEEVKPVTDWEEKAAFLYKKYEGYKTQKGLFDFDDMLIGCYQLLNSNPLLLELYQNRFHYFLIDEFQDVNKVQYELIKLLSGKHKNVCAVGDDDQAIYSFRGSDPSYLLDFEKDFPYAKLVSLEQNYRSSHEIVSAANEMIIKNKVRRLKKMKAQFESGTAPMLFFPYDEEEEATMIVTDIQEKITHGANPSDFAVLYRTNAGSRAVFERLASSNLPFKIDLDAENFYERRIVKSVLAFLKMSLDEEDHQAITDILPILYLSQSVLKDLKAESILKDCTYLEALSHLRTKHAFQEKKLKQAVQLIRSLKFTSPLKSIEIIEKDLGFLDFLKKRGNESNQQDKGSDDLKDLKVAAKSFSSIQAFLSHAEHMSAMNKEIKNLSKHFPEAISLSTIHRAKGLEYKNVFIIGAVDGSLPHDYALDSSRNGDFSALEEERRLFYVAMTRAKHELLISVPQNRRGRKANPSRFLTPLMKKKKK from the coding sequence ATGAAAACTGCTATGTATCAAAACCATAGGATTCTCCTTGACCAATTAGCGAGAGAACAATATCAATTAGTATATTTGCAAGGGAAAAATGGCGAATTATCTTGTCCCGTTTGCAATGAAAAAGTAAGGTTATTTCTTGGCATTCAGGAACAACCTTATTTTTATCATATAAAATCACCGAAACATTCATGCCCGGAACCAGTTATTGAAGAACCGGAACCGATTATTGTGGAGCGGAATGGATTTCGAATCCCCCAAGGAAGAACCATTATTGAAACAACAAATAACACCAGCCTATTCCGTCCTGCAAAAACGATAGAATGCTCCATTCCATTTAAAAATAACGAAAGTACGAACCATCTTGAACATGATTCCTATTTGAGAGAACTTGCAGCAAATGGCGTTGTACTAGATAAAAGTCAGACAGCGGCAGTCGTAGAAACAGAAGGTTCATTATTAGTCCTTGCTGGAGCCGGAAGCGGCAAAACAAGGGTACTCACAGCGCGGACGGCTTATATGCTAGATGTAAAAAAAATCGATCCGCGCACCATTATGCTCGTCACTTTTACTTCAAAAGCTGCAGGGGAAATGAAAAATCGTTTGACTACTTATCCACAAATAAAGAGGGAACAAATAAATCAGTTGGTGACTGGCACCTTCCATAGCATTTTTTACAGAATTCTAATGTTCCATGAAGGGAACAACTGGTCCTCAGAACGTCTGTTGAAGAAAGAATGGCAGCGCGATAAGATTTTGAAGGAGGCTGGTAAGGAAATCGATTTATCTGAAAAGGAATTTGCATACGATTTAGCACTTCAGCAGATAGGCTTTTGGAAGAATTCACTACTTTTCCCTGAAGAAGTAAAGCCGGTAACAGATTGGGAAGAAAAAGCTGCCTTTCTTTATAAAAAATATGAGGGATATAAAACACAAAAAGGTTTATTTGATTTTGATGATATGCTGATAGGCTGTTATCAGTTGCTGAATTCTAACCCACTTCTTCTAGAACTTTATCAGAATCGCTTTCACTATTTTCTAATTGATGAATTTCAAGATGTCAACAAGGTTCAATATGAACTGATTAAACTTCTTTCAGGAAAGCATAAAAATGTCTGTGCCGTTGGTGACGATGATCAGGCCATTTATTCTTTCCGAGGAAGTGACCCAAGTTATTTGTTAGATTTTGAAAAAGACTTTCCATACGCAAAATTGGTTTCACTCGAACAAAACTACCGCTCATCACATGAAATTGTCTCAGCAGCCAATGAGATGATAATCAAGAATAAAGTAAGACGATTAAAGAAAATGAAAGCACAATTCGAATCTGGTACAGCTCCCATGCTCTTTTTCCCTTATGATGAGGAAGAAGAAGCAACAATGATTGTAACTGACATCCAAGAGAAAATTACGCATGGAGCAAATCCTTCTGATTTTGCTGTTTTATATCGAACCAATGCAGGTTCTCGTGCAGTGTTTGAACGTTTGGCTAGTTCGAATCTGCCCTTTAAAATTGACTTGGATGCCGAGAATTTTTATGAACGACGCATTGTAAAGAGCGTTCTTGCTTTTCTAAAAATGAGTTTAGATGAAGAAGATCATCAGGCAATAACGGATATTTTACCTATACTATATTTGAGTCAGTCTGTGCTTAAGGATTTAAAGGCTGAGAGTATCCTAAAAGATTGTACCTATCTTGAGGCGCTTTCCCACCTAAGAACAAAACACGCTTTTCAAGAAAAGAAATTAAAACAGGCAGTACAGTTGATTCGTTCGTTGAAATTCACCTCCCCACTTAAATCAATCGAAATCATCGAAAAGGACTTAGGCTTTCTTGATTTTTTAAAGAAACGAGGAAATGAATCGAATCAGCAAGATAAAGGCTCTGATGATTTAAAAGATCTAAAGGTTGCAGCAAAAAGCTTTAGTAGTATTCAAGCATTTTTATCTCATGCTGAGCATATGTCTGCGATGAATAAGGAAATCAAAAATTTAAGTAAGCATTTTCCTGAGGCCATAAGCCTGAGTACTATCCATAGGGCTAAAGGATTAGAATATAAAAACGTCTTTATCATAGGAGCAGTGGATGGAAGTTTGCCGCATGATTACGCATTAGATAGCTCAAGAAATGGTGATTTTTCTGCACTTGAAGAAGAAAGAAGACTTTTTTATGTGGCCATGACACGGGCAAAGCATGAGCTTCTTATTTCTGTTCCCCAAAATCGCAGAGGCAGAAAAGCTAACCCTTCTCGTTTTTTAACACCGTTAATGAAAAAAAAGAAAAAATAA
- a CDS encoding stage VI sporulation protein F — translation MDNGFFKNVEKKTGVNMKDILDLASSLQNANFKDEKTVRNVIRRVSQIANKPVNKETEDKIVQSIVNDGKQLDFNTISKMINKK, via the coding sequence ATGGATAATGGTTTCTTTAAAAATGTTGAAAAGAAAACAGGCGTTAATATGAAAGATATTCTTGATTTAGCGAGTTCCTTACAAAATGCTAATTTTAAAGATGAAAAAACAGTACGTAATGTAATCCGCCGAGTGTCGCAAATTGCTAATAAACCGGTAAATAAAGAAACGGAAGATAAAATTGTGCAATCAATCGTTAATGATGGAAAGCAACTCGATTTTAATACAATTTCAAAGATGATCAATAAAAAGTGA
- a CDS encoding YjcZ family sporulation protein has product MFYGYGGCGYGGGYGGGSTFVLIVVLFILLIIVGASFY; this is encoded by the coding sequence ATGTTCTATGGATATGGCGGCTGTGGCTACGGTGGTGGATATGGCGGCGGTTCAACTTTTGTATTAATCGTCGTGTTATTCATTCTTTTAATCATTGTCGGTGCTAGCTTTTATTAA
- the spoVAE gene encoding stage V sporulation protein AE, with product MIAMFFWAFVVGGIICVIGQLLFDVAKLTPGHTLSLLVVAGAILDGFGLYEPLVDFAGAGATIPITSFGNSLVHGAMQDAEKHGLIGVLTGMFQVTSSGISAAIIFGFIGALIFKPKG from the coding sequence ATGATAGCAATGTTTTTTTGGGCATTTGTGGTTGGAGGAATAATTTGTGTGATTGGACAGCTTTTATTTGATGTTGCTAAACTAACACCAGGGCATACCTTAAGTCTGCTTGTTGTAGCAGGAGCCATTTTAGATGGGTTCGGCCTGTATGAGCCTCTCGTTGATTTTGCTGGTGCAGGCGCAACCATTCCAATTACAAGCTTTGGTAACTCGTTAGTGCATGGTGCCATGCAGGATGCAGAAAAGCATGGTTTAATCGGAGTTTTAACTGGAATGTTTCAGGTTACAAGTTCTGGTATATCAGCAGCCATTATCTTCGGATTTATCGGTGCATTAATCTTTAAACCAAAGGGTTAA